A window of Streptomyces caniferus contains these coding sequences:
- the fxsT gene encoding FxSxx-COOH system tetratricopeptide repeat protein, whose product MVDQATFSGPTGSNEHITISYAGFTRPWAAWISHQLEQQGHGTTLLRWDPQVDTALVEELSGLLEAEGRLLIVLDDWYFRLGPKTQEEWTAALREVVSPHADRFAAVSVATQSLPATASLLRPADLRDLDAHEANRRVLQRLGIAGPGRAVDEEAPGAPRFPNNPPEVWNIPRRNNRFTGRDNVLEALHGKLAGSGAGSGPPLETRIALYGTSGVGKSQIAAEYAHRFGNDYDVVWWISATNRGAAREQLAELATRLGLPVGRELGDRIRAVHEALRVGRPYRRWLLIFDSADDMEQIEDLVPDGRGHVLITTLTRDWSGSGSAQEIEVLPFNRVESVAYARRRAPRLTPMEADLLSDAVQDLPLLLAQTAAWLDANPMSPKEYIELIRRGEPSLVGIRISSDYPMAFQTSWAITLNTLRERSPAAVELLKLFAFFAPDAIPVPMLAQARRGDLPEHLADLAAEPISWNTALRRLTESTAVRLDYQVSQDADPAVETALMHRLYHRFLRSDMTEDERDLMAATACRVLVTADPQNPADTRYWERYAELIPHLEPAGVLDSPEPAVQQLLLNCVEYLRVRGEYRMGLRLCEQFMSRWRTRLAATQRTMLVLTHQHANMLRRLGRYREAEAVGSAVVDQLTAERDPADADLLRAQDGLAGTLIALGSYEQAYDLFDAVWRAYTDLLGPEAPRTLSSRHNLGTVLALLGRYEEALVTHREVLAFRERELRARHHLTLNAGTAHARTLRLLGRYRDATSGQELNARLHLQVMGAHTPQTLRAEHNLALCLRRSGDIARAATLLADLVERSRRVQGPRHPETLMVRADHATFLREHGDLGHARDLAEEVAERYRALAGERHPYTVGTLGNVGLVRAEFGDAAEALALADRALGGMTEAMGPDHPWTLGCALNAGAARNRVDDEEGAVELGRATLARAKATLGDTHPLTLSAKTALAEDLRALRRGPEAAKLEQEAIGQLSETLGAEHPHTLSARRRRRPYWDFEPQPV is encoded by the coding sequence ATGGTCGATCAGGCCACCTTTTCCGGTCCCACCGGCTCCAACGAACACATCACCATCAGCTATGCGGGCTTCACCCGGCCCTGGGCGGCGTGGATCTCCCATCAGCTCGAACAGCAGGGCCACGGCACCACCCTGCTGCGCTGGGACCCCCAGGTGGACACCGCGCTGGTGGAGGAGCTGTCGGGGCTGCTGGAGGCCGAGGGCCGGCTGCTGATCGTGCTGGACGACTGGTACTTCCGGCTGGGCCCCAAGACCCAGGAGGAGTGGACGGCCGCCCTGCGCGAGGTGGTCTCCCCGCACGCCGACCGGTTCGCCGCGGTGAGCGTGGCCACCCAGAGCCTGCCCGCCACGGCGTCCCTGCTGCGGCCCGCCGACCTGCGTGACCTGGACGCCCACGAGGCCAACCGCCGGGTCCTGCAACGGCTCGGCATCGCCGGCCCCGGCCGGGCCGTGGACGAGGAGGCGCCCGGCGCGCCCCGCTTCCCGAACAACCCTCCCGAGGTGTGGAACATCCCGCGCCGCAACAACCGCTTCACCGGCCGCGACAACGTCCTCGAAGCGCTGCACGGCAAGCTGGCCGGCTCCGGGGCGGGCTCGGGCCCGCCGCTGGAGACCCGGATCGCGCTGTACGGCACCTCCGGCGTCGGCAAGAGCCAGATCGCCGCCGAGTACGCCCACCGCTTCGGCAACGACTACGACGTGGTGTGGTGGATCAGCGCCACCAACCGCGGCGCCGCCCGCGAACAGCTCGCCGAACTCGCCACCCGCCTCGGCCTGCCCGTGGGCCGGGAGCTGGGCGACCGCATCCGCGCCGTCCACGAAGCGCTCCGGGTCGGCCGCCCCTACCGCCGCTGGCTGCTGATCTTCGACAGCGCCGACGACATGGAGCAGATCGAGGACCTGGTCCCCGACGGCCGCGGCCACGTCCTGATCACCACCCTCACCCGCGACTGGTCCGGCTCCGGCAGCGCCCAGGAGATCGAGGTGCTGCCGTTCAACCGCGTCGAGAGCGTCGCCTACGCCCGGCGGCGGGCGCCGCGGCTGACGCCGATGGAAGCCGATCTGCTCTCCGACGCCGTCCAGGACCTGCCGCTGCTGCTCGCCCAGACCGCCGCCTGGCTCGACGCCAACCCGATGTCGCCCAAGGAGTACATCGAGCTGATCCGCCGCGGCGAACCCAGCCTCGTCGGCATCCGCATCTCCTCCGACTACCCCATGGCCTTCCAGACCAGCTGGGCCATAACTCTCAACACCCTGCGCGAACGCAGCCCCGCCGCGGTCGAACTCCTCAAGCTGTTCGCGTTCTTCGCCCCGGACGCCATCCCCGTCCCGATGCTCGCCCAGGCCCGCCGCGGCGACCTGCCCGAACACCTCGCCGACCTGGCCGCCGAGCCCATCAGCTGGAACACCGCACTGCGCCGGCTGACCGAATCCACCGCCGTACGCCTCGACTACCAGGTCTCCCAGGACGCCGACCCGGCCGTGGAGACCGCGCTGATGCACCGGCTCTACCACCGGTTCCTGCGCAGCGACATGACCGAGGACGAGCGCGACCTGATGGCGGCGACGGCCTGCCGGGTGCTGGTCACCGCCGACCCGCAGAACCCCGCCGACACCCGCTACTGGGAGCGCTACGCCGAACTCATCCCGCATCTGGAGCCGGCCGGCGTCCTCGACAGCCCCGAGCCCGCGGTCCAGCAGCTGCTGCTCAACTGCGTCGAATACCTGCGGGTCCGCGGCGAGTACCGCATGGGCCTGCGGCTGTGCGAACAGTTCATGTCCCGCTGGCGCACCCGGCTCGCGGCCACCCAGCGCACCATGCTCGTGCTCACCCACCAGCACGCCAACATGCTGCGCAGACTCGGCCGCTACCGCGAGGCCGAGGCGGTCGGCAGCGCCGTCGTCGACCAGCTCACCGCCGAGCGGGACCCCGCCGACGCCGACCTGCTGCGGGCACAGGACGGCCTGGCCGGCACCCTGATCGCGCTGGGCTCGTACGAGCAGGCCTACGACCTCTTCGACGCCGTCTGGCGGGCCTACACCGACCTGCTCGGCCCGGAGGCGCCCCGCACCCTCTCCTCGCGGCACAACCTCGGCACCGTCCTGGCGCTGCTCGGCCGCTACGAAGAAGCGCTGGTCACCCACCGTGAGGTGCTGGCGTTCCGGGAGCGCGAACTGCGCGCACGGCACCACCTCACCCTCAACGCGGGCACCGCACACGCCCGTACGCTGCGGCTGCTCGGACGCTACCGCGACGCCACCTCCGGCCAGGAGCTCAACGCCCGGCTGCATCTGCAGGTGATGGGCGCGCACACCCCGCAGACCCTGCGCGCCGAGCACAACCTCGCGCTGTGCCTGCGCCGCTCCGGCGACATCGCCCGTGCCGCCACGCTGCTGGCCGACCTCGTCGAGCGCTCCCGCCGGGTCCAGGGGCCCCGCCACCCCGAGACGCTGATGGTGCGCGCGGACCACGCCACCTTCCTGCGCGAGCACGGCGACCTCGGGCACGCCCGCGACCTCGCCGAGGAGGTCGCCGAGCGCTACCGCGCGCTGGCCGGTGAGCGTCACCCGTACACCGTCGGCACCCTGGGGAACGTCGGCCTGGTCCGCGCCGAGTTCGGGGACGCCGCGGAGGCGCTGGCCCTCGCGGACCGGGCGCTCGGCGGGATGACCGAGGCCATGGGCCCCGACCACCCCTGGACGCTGGGGTGTGCGCTGAACGCCGGCGCCGCCCGTAACCGGGTGGACGACGAGGAGGGAGCGGTGGAGCTGGGCCGCGCCACGCTGGCGCGCGCCAAGGCGACGCTGGGCGACACCCACCCGCTGACCCTCTCCGCGAAGACGGCACTCGCCGAGGACCTGCGGGCGCTGCGCCGTGGCCCGGAGGCGGCGAAGCTGGAGCAGGAGGCGATCGGGCAGCTCTCCGAGACGCTGGGTGCGGAGCACCCGCACACCCTCTCCGCCCGGCGCCGCCGCCGTCCGTACTGGGACTTCGAACCGCAGCCCGTCTAG
- a CDS encoding multifunctional oxoglutarate decarboxylase/oxoglutarate dehydrogenase thiamine pyrophosphate-binding subunit/dihydrolipoyllysine-residue succinyltransferase subunit: MSLQSPNSSSISTDQEGQGKNPAAAFGPNEWLVDEIYQQYLQDPNSVDRAWWDFFADYKPGGATAPGQPAEGSAPAPAAPAQSSPAAPAAAEPKPSSGASTGSTGAAGTALPSEPVTPAKPAASAPAPAKAAPAKAAPAKPAAKAAVPKADGEVTAGPEFVTLRGPSAAVAKNMNASLELPTATSVRAIPVKLLFDNRIVINNHLKRARGGKVSFTHLIGYAMVQALKAMPSMNYSFALKDGKPTLVKPEHVNLGLAIDLVKPNGERQLVVAAIKKAETLTFFEFWQAYEDIVRRARDNKLTMDDFTGVTASLTNPGGIGTVHSVPRLMPGQSMIMGVGSMDYPAEFQGTSQDALNKLGVSKVMTLTSTYDHRVIQGAASGEFLRIMNQLLLGEKDFFDDIFKSLRIPYEPVRWLRDIDASHDDDVTKAARVFELIHSYRVRGHVMADTDPLEYHQRKHPDLDITEHGLTLWDLEREFAVGGFSGKSMMKLRDILGVLRDSYCRTTGIEFMHIQDPKQRQWIQDRVERSHKSPEREEQLRILRRLNSAEAFETFLQTKYVGQKRFSLEGGESVIPLLDAVIDAAAESRLDEAVIGMAHRGRLNVLANIVGKSYAQIFREFEGNLDPKSMHGSGDVKYHLGAEGIFTGLDGEQIKVSLAANPSHLEAVDPIVEGIARAKQDIINKGGTDFTVLPIQLHGDAAFAGQGVVAETLNMSQLRGYRTGGTVHVVINNQVGFTAAPESSRSSMYATDVARMIEAPIFHVNGDDPEAVVRVARLAFEFRQAFNKDVVIDLICYRRRGHNESDNPAFTQPLMYDLIDKKRSVRKLYTESLIGRGDITLEEAEQALQDFQGQLEKVFTEVRDATTAPAAPEVPQPKAEFPVYVDTAISQEVVKRIAESQVNIPERVTVHPRLLPQLQRRAAQVEDNTIDWGMGETLAVGSLLMEGTPVRLAGQDSRRGTFGQRHAVLIDRATGDDYTPLLYLSEDQARFNVYDSLLSEYAAMGFEYGYSLARPEALVMWEAQFGDFVNGAQTVVDEFISSAEQKWGQTSGVTLLLPHGYEGQGPDHSSARIERFLQLCAQNNMTVAAPTLPSNYFHLLRWQVHNPHHKPLVVFTPKSMLRLKAAASKTEEFTTGGFRPVIGDSTVKAEDVRKVIFCSGKVYYDLEAEREKRGANDTAIVRIERLYPLPGKELQAEIAKFPNAEKYLWTQEEPANQGAWPFLGLNLIDHLDLAVGADVPHGERLRRISRPHSSSPAVGSAKRHQAEQAQLVAEAFDA; this comes from the coding sequence GTGTCGCTACAGTCCCCCAACAGCTCGAGCATCTCGACCGACCAAGAGGGGCAGGGAAAGAACCCTGCTGCTGCGTTCGGTCCCAATGAGTGGCTCGTCGACGAGATCTACCAGCAGTACCTCCAGGACCCGAACTCGGTAGACCGAGCCTGGTGGGACTTCTTCGCCGACTACAAGCCGGGCGGCGCCACCGCGCCGGGCCAGCCGGCCGAGGGCTCTGCCCCCGCCCCGGCCGCTCCGGCGCAGTCGTCCCCGGCGGCGCCCGCCGCAGCCGAGCCGAAGCCGTCCTCCGGTGCAAGCACCGGCTCCACTGGAGCGGCCGGCACCGCGCTGCCCTCTGAGCCGGTCACCCCGGCGAAGCCTGCCGCGAGCGCACCGGCCCCGGCCAAGGCCGCTCCGGCGAAGGCCGCCCCGGCCAAGCCGGCCGCGAAGGCCGCCGTGCCGAAGGCCGACGGCGAGGTCACGGCGGGTCCCGAGTTCGTCACGCTGCGCGGCCCGTCGGCCGCCGTTGCGAAGAACATGAACGCCTCCCTGGAGCTGCCGACGGCCACGTCCGTCCGCGCGATCCCGGTGAAGCTGCTCTTCGACAACCGCATCGTGATCAACAACCACCTCAAGCGCGCCCGGGGCGGGAAGGTCTCCTTCACCCACCTCATCGGGTACGCGATGGTGCAGGCCCTCAAGGCCATGCCGTCGATGAACTACTCCTTCGCGCTGAAGGACGGCAAGCCGACGCTGGTCAAGCCCGAGCACGTCAACCTCGGTCTGGCCATCGACCTGGTGAAGCCGAACGGTGAGCGCCAGCTCGTCGTCGCCGCCATCAAGAAGGCCGAGACGCTGACCTTCTTCGAGTTCTGGCAGGCCTACGAGGACATCGTCCGCCGGGCCCGCGACAACAAGCTGACGATGGACGACTTCACCGGGGTCACCGCGTCGCTGACGAACCCGGGCGGCATCGGCACGGTCCACTCCGTGCCGCGCCTGATGCCCGGCCAGTCCATGATCATGGGCGTCGGCTCGATGGACTACCCCGCGGAGTTCCAGGGCACCTCCCAGGACGCCCTGAACAAGCTCGGTGTCTCCAAGGTCATGACGCTGACCAGCACCTATGACCACCGCGTGATCCAGGGCGCCGCCTCCGGCGAGTTCCTGCGGATCATGAACCAGCTGCTGCTGGGCGAGAAGGACTTCTTCGACGACATCTTCAAGTCGCTGCGGATCCCCTACGAGCCGGTCCGCTGGCTGCGGGACATCGACGCCTCGCACGACGATGACGTCACCAAGGCCGCGCGGGTCTTCGAGCTGATCCACTCCTACCGGGTCCGCGGCCACGTCATGGCCGACACCGACCCGCTGGAGTACCACCAGCGCAAGCACCCCGACCTCGACATCACCGAGCACGGCCTCACCCTGTGGGACCTGGAGCGCGAGTTCGCGGTCGGCGGCTTCTCCGGCAAGTCCATGATGAAGCTGCGCGACATCCTGGGCGTCCTGCGGGACTCGTACTGCCGCACCACCGGCATCGAGTTCATGCACATCCAGGACCCCAAGCAGCGCCAGTGGATCCAGGACCGGGTCGAGCGCTCGCACAAGTCGCCCGAGCGCGAGGAGCAGCTGCGCATCCTGCGCCGGCTGAACTCCGCCGAGGCGTTCGAGACGTTCCTGCAGACGAAGTACGTCGGCCAGAAGCGCTTCTCGCTGGAGGGCGGCGAGTCCGTCATCCCGCTGCTGGACGCGGTCATCGACGCCGCGGCCGAGTCGCGCCTGGACGAGGCCGTCATCGGCATGGCCCACCGCGGCCGCCTGAACGTGCTCGCCAACATCGTCGGCAAGTCGTACGCGCAGATCTTCCGCGAGTTCGAGGGCAACCTCGACCCGAAGTCGATGCACGGCTCCGGCGACGTGAAGTACCACCTGGGCGCCGAGGGCATCTTCACCGGCCTCGACGGCGAGCAGATCAAGGTCTCGCTGGCCGCGAACCCCTCCCACCTGGAGGCCGTCGACCCGATCGTCGAGGGCATCGCGCGCGCCAAGCAGGACATCATCAACAAGGGCGGCACGGACTTCACGGTCCTGCCGATCCAGCTGCACGGTGACGCGGCGTTCGCCGGCCAGGGCGTGGTCGCGGAGACGCTGAACATGTCCCAGCTGCGCGGCTACCGCACCGGCGGCACGGTGCACGTCGTCATCAACAACCAGGTCGGCTTCACCGCCGCCCCGGAGTCGTCGCGTTCGTCCATGTACGCCACCGACGTGGCCCGCATGATCGAGGCGCCGATCTTCCACGTGAACGGTGACGACCCCGAGGCCGTCGTCCGCGTTGCCCGTCTGGCCTTCGAGTTCCGCCAGGCGTTCAACAAGGACGTCGTCATCGACCTCATCTGCTACCGCCGCCGTGGTCACAACGAGTCGGACAACCCGGCCTTCACCCAGCCGCTGATGTACGACCTGATCGACAAGAAGCGCTCGGTGCGCAAGCTCTACACCGAGTCCCTCATCGGTCGCGGCGACATCACGCTGGAAGAGGCCGAGCAGGCACTGCAGGACTTCCAGGGCCAGCTGGAGAAGGTCTTCACCGAGGTCCGCGACGCCACGACGGCCCCGGCCGCCCCCGAGGTGCCGCAGCCCAAGGCCGAGTTCCCGGTCTACGTGGACACCGCGATCTCCCAGGAGGTCGTCAAGCGGATCGCCGAGTCGCAGGTCAACATCCCCGAGCGGGTCACCGTCCACCCGCGTCTGCTGCCCCAGCTGCAGCGCCGCGCGGCCCAGGTCGAGGACAACACCATCGACTGGGGCATGGGCGAGACCCTCGCCGTCGGTTCGCTGCTGATGGAGGGCACCCCGGTCCGGCTCGCCGGCCAGGACTCCCGCCGCGGCACCTTCGGCCAGCGCCACGCGGTGCTGATCGACCGCGCGACCGGCGACGACTACACGCCGCTGCTCTACCTCTCCGAGGACCAGGCCCGCTTCAACGTCTACGACTCGCTGCTGAGCGAGTACGCGGCGATGGGCTTCGAGTACGGCTACTCCCTGGCCCGCCCGGAGGCGCTGGTCATGTGGGAGGCGCAGTTCGGTGACTTCGTCAACGGCGCCCAGACGGTCGTCGACGAGTTCATCTCCTCGGCGGAGCAGAAGTGGGGCCAGACGTCCGGCGTCACCCTGCTGCTGCCGCACGGCTACGAGGGCCAGGGCCCGGACCACTCCTCGGCCCGGATCGAGCGCTTCCTGCAGCTGTGCGCGCAGAACAACATGACGGTCGCCGCGCCGACCCTGCCGTCGAACTACTTCCACCTGCTGCGCTGGCAGGTCCACAACCCGCACCACAAGCCGCTGGTCGTCTTCACCCCGAAGTCGATGCTGCGTCTGAAGGCCGCGGCGTCGAAGACGGAAGAGTTCACGACGGGCGGCTTCCGCCCCGTCATCGGCGACTCCACGGTCAAGGCCGAGGATGTCCGCAAGGTCATCTTCTGCTCCGGCAAGGTCTACTACGACCTGGAGGCCGAGCGCGAGAAGCGCGGCGCGAACGACACCGCGATCGTCCGCATCGAGCGTCTCTACCCGCTTCCCGGCAAGGAGCTCCAGGCGGAGATCGCCAAGTTCCCGAACGCCGAGAAGTACCTGTGGACCCAGGAAGAGCCGGCGAACCAGGGTGCGTGGCCGTTCCTCGGCCTCAACCTGATCGACCACCTCGACCTGGCCGTCGGCGCCGATGTCCCGCACGGCGAGCGCCTGCGCCGCATCTCGCGGCCGCACTCCTCGTCGCCGGCCGTCGGCTCCGCCAAGCGCCACCAGGCAGAGCAGGCACAGCTGGTCGCGGAGGCCTTCGACGCCTGA